A genomic window from Camelus ferus isolate YT-003-E chromosome 9, BCGSAC_Cfer_1.0, whole genome shotgun sequence includes:
- the LOC116665945 gene encoding LOW QUALITY PROTEIN: serine/arginine repetitive matrix protein 3-like (The sequence of the model RefSeq protein was modified relative to this genomic sequence to represent the inferred CDS: inserted 1 base in 1 codon): WQREVLKDYQEVLWKTRRPPLRGTPSPGYFWPWRGSRQASAFAAGGGARPARSAQHRPSREPGGGARASRPSLLHLLCRRGKVSEWSSKSGRPLASKQEKDGAEQRGRGGRRKRXAGSRNKGAAKTRKTTTPGRKPRGRGKKLEEEEEGISQESQRRRSDRAECRRLPGRGAVSFRGWTAPLRSHRPRSCPRPTHHRHPPAPSPPNYSHTSHCRAPGPSGKQFSFHFNSQRPLSSTRHTCPPGRS, from the exons TGGCAGAGAGAGGTTTTAAAGGATTATCAGGAAGTACTGTGGAAAACAAGGCGCCCACCTCTACGTGGGACTCCGAGCCCGGGCTATTTCTGGCCCTGGCGCGGCTCCAGGCAGGCGTCCGCATTTGCTGCTGGAGGCGGCGCCAGGCCGGCCCGCAGCGCCCAGCACCGTCCCTCCCGGGAGCCCGGCGGCGGAGCTCGCGCATCCCGGCCGTCGCTCCTCCACTTGCTCTGCAGACGAGGGAAGGTGAGCGAGTGGAGCTCCAAGTCCGGGCGGCCCTTGGCTTCCAAGCAGGAAAAGGACGGCGCTGAGCAGcgagggcggggcgggcggcgcaAGC TGGCGGGGAGTAGAAATAAGGGTGCTGCCAAGACCCGGAAAACCACAACTCCAGGGAGGAAACCAAGGGGCAGAGGCAAAaaactggaggaggaagaagagggcatCTCTCAGGAGTCTCAGAGGAGGCGCAGTGACCGCGCCGAGTGCCGCCGGCTCCCTGGCCGAGGAGCAGTTTCCTTCCGGGGCTGGACAGCTCCGCTCCGCTCCCACCGCCCCCGCAGCTGCCCCAGGCCCACGCATCACCGCCACCCACCTGCGCCCTCACCGCCAAACTACTCCCACACCAGCCACTGCAGGGCCCCCGGCCCGAGTGGGAAgcagttttcctttcatttcaattCCCAGCGACCCCTCTCATCCACACGCCACACCTGCCCCCCTGGACGAAGCTGA